DNA from Acidobacteriota bacterium:
ACTACTATCGGGCAAGGTATTACAGTCCGCGCTTCCAGCGGTTTATCTCGGAAGACCCGGCGGGGTTCGGTGGTGGGGACTCAAACCTCTACGGCTATGTGCGAGAAGGCCCAACCGACTTCACGGATCCCGGGGGAAATACACCAGTCTATTCGCGGCCGGGGAGTGCGGCTCCGCCGACTTCAGGGCGCAAGGATAAATGCTACACCGTCAGTTGTTTCGCAAAGAACATTGCCATTGGTGTTGCCGCAGGTGTTGCCCTAGGCCTTGGGCTCGCCCCCGAGGCGGCTCCCGGCATAGGGATGGCGGGAGCCGAAGAAACAACTGCTTTAAGCACTTACCGTTTCACTCAAGAGGGGGAGACTTTCATCCGCTATGAATCGGCTAATCCGGCGTATACGAGAATTACACCGAGTGGCGGCGTAACACCCGGAACATATGCTGCCCCCGCAAGCGATGGCGTGATCCCGCTTGCAGACCGCGTCCCTACTTATAATTTGCCAAATCCCGAAATTCCTCGCCCGAACGTGACAATATTGACTCCCCCAGCGGGCACACCCGTCATTGGTCCACGCCCGGTTGTCGGAGGGCCTGGCAATGAGGTCATTTTCCCCGAGGGATATTAAACATGATTACGCTATCCACGAAATGGACCTCGGAACTTGCGTCCAAACCGGAAACCGGTATGGGCTATCAGGTCGTAAGTATAATTCTCAACGACGGGCGCAGATTCGATCAGGTTGTAGTCGTCGAGGGCCTGATCACTAAAATTCGAGGCCGTAAAGACATCCCATTCACGGAAAAACAAATCGTCCAAATAATCGTGACGCATGACAAGTGGGACTTTAAGGCAGACACAGGGCTTTAACGAAGTGGCGTGAGCCGGTAGGCGACGCACCTTTGACGGTGGCGGGGTCAATTTTTACGCCTATGCAAACAATAGCCCGGTCAAATTCCGCGATCCTTTCGGGCTGAAGCCGAACGGCTGCCAGTCCATTTTGTGCAGCCCCTTGTTTTGGCAGGGGGTCGGGATTGCGGCGCTTGCCGTTGCAGCACCTGAAGCGCTGCCCCTAGAATGG
Protein-coding regions in this window:
- a CDS encoding RHS repeat-associated core domain-containing protein; translation: MGTAAGPRWGGSLAQVGLPQVLSSATYDAANELTQWGTTNPSYDTNGNLTADGVNTYTWNARNQLTLVKSAGTGTTLANFQYDPFGRRTENAAGDALLYDGVNAVQELSGTTPVVNRLTGGVDEFFSRTDSAGTRFPLTHALGSTIAPADSSGAIQTRYAYEPFGATTPTGATSSNGYQFTGRENDGTGLYYYRARYYSPRFQRFISEDPAGFGGGDSNLYGYVREGPTDFTDPGGNTPVYSRPGSAAPPTSGRKDKCYTVSCFAKNIAIGVAAGVALGLGLAPEAAPGIGMAGAEETTALSTYRFTQEGETFIRYESANPAYTRITPSGGVTPGTYAAPASDGVIPLADRVPTYNLPNPEIPRPNVTILTPPAGTPVIGPRPVVGGPGNEVIFPEGY